Proteins co-encoded in one Flavobacterium fluviale genomic window:
- a CDS encoding ExbD/TolR family protein — translation MAELNTGDGGGGKGGKVRSKKQNSKVDLTAMVDLAFLLITFFMLTTSLSKPQSMDLSLPDKSPDDKPIDNTKVDENRTMTVMLGDDNKMVYYMGLLATPKVGPKDIAYGKDGIRRELLKQKKNVLAYSASIGKPNNGIIVIIKPTKKSNYRNLVDILDEMAISGVDTYAIVPEFSPEETKLIDKK, via the coding sequence ATGGCTGAATTAAATACAGGCGACGGCGGTGGTGGTAAAGGTGGTAAAGTAAGAAGTAAAAAGCAAAATTCAAAAGTCGATTTAACGGCGATGGTGGATTTGGCATTCTTATTGATCACATTCTTTATGTTAACTACTTCGTTGTCAAAACCTCAATCGATGGATTTGTCATTGCCGGATAAGAGTCCAGATGATAAACCAATAGATAATACCAAGGTAGATGAAAATCGTACCATGACAGTGATGTTAGGTGATGATAACAAAATGGTATACTATATGGGTCTGTTAGCTACTCCAAAAGTAGGTCCTAAAGACATTGCATATGGTAAGGATGGTATCCGTAGAGAATTGTTAAAACAAAAGAAAAATGTATTAGCTTATTCTGCATCTATAGGAAAACCTAATAATGGTATCATTGTGATCATTAAACCAACTAAGAAATCAAATTACCGTAATTTGGTTGATATTTTGGATGAGATGGCAATTTCAGGGGTAGACACTTATGCTATTGTTCCTGAATTTTCACCAGAGGAAACGAAATTAATAGATAAAAAATAA
- a CDS encoding ExbD/TolR family protein, whose amino-acid sequence MAKIKMKKKSTSTDMTAMCDVAFLLLTFFILTATAKVPEALPVDMPSSVAQTKLPDTDLAIITIGKGKVFFDIKGREVRKRTLEGMGAKYGIEFSEEDKAKFALMDDFGVPITGLKQIIDLKAADRTKAPQPGIPLDSLDNQLKDWLLISRRATIDLDDKELQIAIKGDAKEEYPKIKKIMDILQDQKINSFNLVTGKRGRDF is encoded by the coding sequence ATGGCTAAAATAAAAATGAAAAAAAAGTCGACATCGACAGATATGACTGCGATGTGTGATGTTGCATTCCTTTTGCTAACGTTCTTTATTTTGACCGCTACTGCTAAAGTGCCAGAGGCACTTCCTGTAGACATGCCTTCTTCTGTTGCTCAAACTAAACTGCCAGACACAGATTTGGCTATTATTACAATAGGAAAAGGGAAAGTGTTTTTTGACATCAAAGGAAGAGAAGTTCGTAAAAGAACTCTTGAAGGAATGGGTGCAAAATATGGTATAGAATTTTCAGAAGAAGATAAAGCCAAATTTGCTCTTATGGATGATTTTGGTGTGCCAATTACAGGTTTGAAACAGATCATTGATTTGAAAGCGGCGGACAGAACCAAAGCGCCACAGCCTGGAATTCCTTTAGATTCATTAGATAATCAATTAAAAGACTGGCTTCTAATTTCTAGAAGAGCTACAATTGATTTGGATGATAAAGAATTGCAGATTGCTATAAAAGGAGATGCTAAAGAAGAATATCCAAAAATTAAAAAAATTATGGATATTTTACAAGATCAGAAAATCAATTCCTTTAACTTAGTTACTGGTAAGAGAGGGAGAGACTTTTAA
- a CDS encoding MotA/TolQ/ExbB proton channel family protein — protein MANVKVKKESTSNGGGMVTGIIIVACILVGVFIWKVIMGDSANFEGGNPETGHPINTLGQVYKGGFIVPVLLGMFLMVVVFSIERFIVIGKAAGKANLDTFMKNVQGNIKEGNIEAAIAACDKQQGSVANAIKSALVKYQDVKKEGFNSEEASEVIHKEIEEATSLEMPMLEKNMTIISTLVSLGTLGGLLGTVSGMIKAFGALASAGTPDQAALATGISEALINTATGISTSILAIVSYNFFTAKIDDLTYSIDEAGTTIVNTYRKFRGSLRQ, from the coding sequence ATGGCAAACGTTAAAGTTAAAAAAGAAAGCACTTCAAATGGGGGAGGAATGGTTACTGGAATCATTATTGTAGCGTGTATCTTAGTAGGGGTGTTTATTTGGAAAGTAATCATGGGGGATTCTGCTAACTTCGAAGGAGGTAATCCAGAAACTGGACATCCAATTAATACATTAGGTCAAGTTTACAAAGGAGGATTCATTGTACCTGTATTATTAGGTATGTTTTTAATGGTTGTTGTTTTTTCTATTGAAAGATTTATTGTTATTGGTAAAGCTGCTGGAAAAGCTAACCTAGATACATTTATGAAAAATGTACAAGGAAATATTAAAGAAGGAAACATCGAAGCTGCTATCGCTGCATGTGACAAACAACAAGGTTCAGTTGCTAATGCAATTAAATCTGCTTTGGTAAAATACCAAGATGTTAAAAAAGAAGGATTCAATAGCGAAGAAGCTTCTGAAGTAATCCACAAAGAAATCGAAGAGGCAACTTCATTAGAAATGCCAATGTTAGAGAAAAACATGACTATTATCTCTACTTTAGTATCTTTAGGTACATTAGGAGGATTATTAGGAACTGTATCTGGTATGATTAAAGCGTTTGGTGCGTTAGCTTCTGCTGGTACTCCTGACCAAGCTGCTCTTGCAACAGGTATTTCTGAGGCACTTATCAACACTGCTACAGGTATCTCTACTTCTATCTTAGCGATTGTTTCTTACAACTTCTTTACTGCTAAAATTGACGATTTAACTTACTCTATCGATGAGGCTGGTACTACAATCGTGAATACTTACAGAAAATTCAGAGGAAGTTTAAGACAATAA